A single region of the bacterium genome encodes:
- a CDS encoding PspC domain-containing protein, translating into MDPIELEERPRALTEWHRGHPEGRMAGVCAGLAAEFDVPVTLVRASFLASGPPRGPNGRCLCGIGS; encoded by the coding sequence ATGGACCCCATCGAACTGGAAGAACGCCCGAGAGCCCTGACCGAATGGCATCGGGGCCACCCCGAGGGCCGAATGGCCGGTGTCTGTGCGGGATTGGCAGCTGAATTCGATGTCCCGGTCACGCTCGTCCGGGCCAGCTTCTTGGCATCGGGGCCACCCCGAGGGCCGAATGGCCGGTGTCTGTGCGGGATTGGCAGCTGA
- a CDS encoding peptidase U34, with product MTGSHWFARHSNAMCDTAVRVLPDRVLFAKNSDRDSNEAQLLDWQPAREYRPDAPLRCTWIRIPQARRTHAVLLSRPFWMWGAEIGANEHGVVIGNEAVFTKQPLAGTGLTGMDLLRLGLERASTAEEAVAIITRLLKEHGQGGGCGHEDRSFTYHSSYILADPRGAYVLETAGHEWASERVEGARSISNGLTIEGFAGQHKDVLRTKAASAGVRRACTEAHAARAKTPADMMALLRDHGGQRLGPRYSRFNGGMGAPCVHAGGQVVNSQTTSSWVSELTPDGVSHWATASAAPCTSLFKPVSVDQPLDLGPEPTDEYDPATLWWRHEHLHRRLMWDPEGLMSAIVQERNHVEAGWIADPPDSEKAFAEGDRLLEGWTDRALAASLTDRRPSWTRRYWAKRNERAGFPEHGTL from the coding sequence ATGACCGGCTCCCACTGGTTCGCGCGGCACTCGAACGCCATGTGTGACACCGCTGTCCGCGTCCTTCCGGATCGCGTGCTCTTCGCCAAGAATTCCGACAGGGATTCGAACGAGGCCCAGCTGTTGGACTGGCAACCCGCCCGCGAATACCGGCCTGACGCGCCACTGCGCTGCACCTGGATCCGGATCCCCCAGGCGCGGCGCACCCATGCCGTGCTGCTCTCGCGGCCCTTCTGGATGTGGGGTGCGGAGATCGGTGCGAACGAACATGGCGTGGTCATCGGCAACGAAGCCGTGTTCACCAAACAACCCCTCGCAGGCACGGGCCTGACGGGGATGGATCTGCTCCGGCTCGGTCTCGAGCGCGCGTCGACCGCAGAAGAAGCCGTCGCCATCATCACCCGATTGCTGAAGGAACACGGCCAGGGCGGAGGCTGCGGACACGAAGACCGCTCGTTCACGTACCACAGCAGCTACATCCTGGCGGATCCACGGGGCGCCTACGTGCTCGAAACGGCGGGCCATGAGTGGGCCAGCGAGCGGGTCGAAGGCGCGCGAAGCATCTCGAATGGGCTGACGATCGAAGGCTTCGCGGGGCAGCACAAGGACGTGCTGCGGACGAAGGCAGCCTCGGCTGGAGTGCGACGCGCCTGCACGGAGGCGCATGCTGCCCGCGCCAAGACGCCCGCCGACATGATGGCGCTTCTGCGAGATCACGGAGGCCAACGGTTGGGGCCGCGGTATTCGCGGTTCAATGGGGGGATGGGTGCACCCTGCGTCCACGCCGGGGGCCAGGTGGTGAATTCACAAACCACTTCTTCGTGGGTCTCGGAGCTCACGCCGGATGGCGTCTCCCATTGGGCGACGGCATCCGCCGCGCCCTGCACATCACTCTTCAAGCCCGTCTCGGTGGACCAACCTCTCGATCTGGGCCCGGAGCCCACGGATGAATACGACCCCGCGACGCTCTGGTGGCGTCATGAGCACCTTCACCGACGGCTGATGTGGGATCCGGAAGGCCTGATGAGCGCAATCGTCCAGGAGCGGAATCACGTGGAAGCGGGCTGGATTGCAGACCCACCGGATTCGGAGAAGGCCTTCGCGGAGGGCGACCGGCTCCTGGAGGGCTGGACCGACCGCGCCCTGGCCGCCAGCTTGACGGATCGACGGCCTTCCTGGACCCGCCGCTACTGGGCAAAGCGCAACGAGCGCGCAGGCTTTCCGGAACACGGGACGCTCTGA
- a CDS encoding PspC domain-containing protein, which translates to MAGVCAGLAAEFDVPVTLVRASFLGGLLGPSLILTVCLYAVLWFLMPAQPGDESGLDRVVDAVTSLSGEARERVNHSDADFRR; encoded by the coding sequence ATGGCCGGTGTCTGTGCGGGATTGGCAGCTGAATTCGATGTCCCGGTCACGCTCGTCCGGGCCAGCTTCTTGGGCGGGCTGCTGGGCCCTTCGCTGATCCTGACCGTGTGTCTCTACGCTGTCCTGTGGTTCTTGATGCCGGCACAGCCCGGAGACGAATCCGGTCTCGACCGGGTCGTCGATGCCGTCACGTCCTTGAGTGGCGAGGCACGAGAGCGCGTGAATCACTCGGACGCTGACTTCCGGCGCTAG
- a CDS encoding aspartate-semialdehyde dehydrogenase, giving the protein MADRQPNDPRTVAVVGATGAVGEVVLRLLAERSFPVGELRALASERSAGTTVPFAGRDITVQEARPEAFDGVDFAFFAATGGLSKTLAPEVAKRGGVAIDKSNTWRLNDEVPLVVPEINPDALEKHKGIVSCPNCTTIGFVMALEPLRREAGVKSVVVTTLQAVSGSGKPGLEELARQRAEIDRGEAPTPAFYPQPIVENALPLCEDFREDGYSTEEIKLLNETHKIMGVTDIDVTMTCVRVPVPVGHSATMLVETERTLSPERAREVLSAFPGVEVVDDPSENVFPTARDVSGRDEVLVGRVRKDLASDRLWLWQVSDNLRKGAATNAIQIAEEMVRRGLK; this is encoded by the coding sequence ATGGCAGACCGTCAACCGAACGATCCGCGTACCGTTGCGGTCGTTGGGGCCACGGGGGCCGTCGGGGAGGTCGTGCTCCGGCTCCTGGCCGAACGCAGCTTCCCGGTGGGCGAGCTGCGAGCCCTTGCGAGCGAGCGCTCCGCCGGAACCACCGTGCCCTTCGCCGGTCGGGACATCACCGTCCAGGAAGCGCGCCCGGAAGCTTTCGACGGCGTGGATTTCGCTTTCTTCGCCGCCACCGGCGGCCTCTCGAAGACGCTGGCACCCGAGGTCGCGAAGCGCGGCGGCGTCGCCATCGACAAGTCGAACACCTGGCGCCTCAACGACGAAGTTCCGTTGGTGGTGCCGGAGATCAATCCCGATGCCCTCGAAAAGCACAAGGGCATCGTCTCATGCCCGAACTGCACGACCATCGGCTTCGTCATGGCCCTCGAGCCGCTCCGACGGGAGGCCGGCGTGAAGTCCGTCGTCGTGACGACCTTGCAGGCGGTCAGCGGGTCGGGCAAGCCCGGCCTCGAAGAGTTGGCCCGCCAGCGAGCGGAAATCGACCGTGGCGAAGCGCCGACCCCGGCCTTCTATCCCCAGCCGATCGTCGAGAACGCCCTCCCCCTATGCGAAGACTTTCGCGAAGACGGCTACTCCACCGAAGAGATCAAGCTGCTGAACGAAACCCACAAGATCATGGGCGTGACCGACATCGACGTGACCATGACCTGCGTGCGCGTCCCTGTGCCGGTCGGCCACTCGGCGACCATGCTGGTCGAAACCGAGCGGACGCTCTCTCCCGAGCGCGCTCGCGAAGTGCTCTCGGCCTTCCCCGGCGTCGAGGTGGTCGACGATCCATCCGAGAACGTATTTCCCACGGCCAGGGATGTGAGCGGACGCGATGAAGTGCTCGTCGGGCGCGTGCGCAAGGATCTGGCCAGCGATCGGCTCTGGCTCTGGCAGGTCTCGGACAACCTCCGCAAGGGCGCCGCGACGAACGCCATCCAGATTGCCGAGGAGATGGTCCGCCGCGGCCTCAAGTAG
- a CDS encoding acyl-CoA thioesterase II, with translation MKGAAAFDRLLELLKLEALDRDLFLGETPRGEGRLFGGLVAAQAAMAAMETVEGASLHSLHAYFLRPGRHDTPIRFIVHRIRDGRSFTTRRVVAYQAGEAIFNLSTSFAKPEEGISHQTPAPEAPGPEGLPDWEELRARMLGRPEAVRHQPIEVRACDPDDPEGNPQEPRKRIWFRPAGAVPDDPRIHTALLIYASDRTLISTASRPHGLPWGKRMVASLDHAMWIHRPPHFDDWVLYASESPVAHAARGLVFGGMYDLEGQLIASVAQEGLIRVPRQAP, from the coding sequence ATGAAGGGTGCGGCTGCATTCGATCGGTTGCTCGAGCTGCTGAAACTCGAGGCATTGGATCGGGATCTCTTCCTGGGCGAGACGCCTCGCGGAGAGGGACGACTCTTTGGTGGGCTGGTCGCCGCCCAGGCCGCGATGGCAGCAATGGAGACCGTCGAAGGAGCCTCGCTGCATTCCCTGCATGCCTATTTTCTGAGGCCCGGTCGACACGATACGCCGATCCGCTTCATCGTCCATCGGATTCGTGACGGTCGCTCCTTCACGACGCGGCGAGTCGTCGCCTATCAAGCGGGTGAGGCCATCTTCAACCTGTCCACGAGCTTTGCAAAGCCCGAGGAGGGCATCTCCCACCAGACACCGGCCCCGGAAGCGCCCGGGCCCGAGGGGCTTCCGGATTGGGAGGAGCTGCGGGCTCGCATGCTGGGACGGCCAGAAGCGGTACGCCACCAACCGATCGAGGTCCGTGCCTGCGATCCGGACGATCCCGAGGGCAACCCCCAGGAGCCCCGCAAGCGCATCTGGTTCCGACCCGCCGGCGCGGTGCCCGATGATCCGCGCATCCACACGGCGCTGCTGATCTACGCCAGCGATCGCACGTTGATTTCCACGGCTTCGCGCCCGCACGGGCTGCCATGGGGAAAGCGCATGGTGGCCAGCCTCGACCACGCCATGTGGATTCACCGGCCCCCGCACTTCGACGATTGGGTGCTCTACGCCTCCGAGAGCCCGGTCGCTCACGCTGCGCGTGGCCTCGTGTTTGGCGGGATGTACGACCTCGAAGGGCAACTCATTGCATCGGTCGCCCAGGAAGGCCTGATTCGAGTTCCACGCCAGGCGCCCTGA